In a single window of the Streptomyces cinnabarinus genome:
- the rpsN gene encoding 30S ribosomal protein S14: MAKKSKIAKNERRQSVVARYARRRAELKEIIRRPSSTESERLTAQRELRRQPRDASATRVRNRDQVDGRPRGYFRAFGLSRISLREQAHAGYLPGVRKSSW; this comes from the coding sequence ATGGCCAAGAAGAGCAAGATCGCGAAGAACGAGCGGCGGCAGTCGGTGGTCGCGCGGTACGCGCGGCGGCGGGCCGAGCTGAAGGAGATCATCCGGCGGCCGTCGTCGACGGAGTCCGAACGGCTCACGGCCCAGCGGGAGCTGCGCCGCCAGCCGCGCGACGCGAGCGCCACGCGCGTGCGCAACCGGGACCAGGTGGACGGGCGCCCGCGCGGGTACTTCCGGGCCTTCGGGCTGTCCCGGATCTCGCTGCGGGAGCAGGCGCACGCGGGGTATCTGCCGGGGGTGCGCAAGTCGTCCTGGTAG
- the rpmB gene encoding 50S ribosomal protein L28: MSAHCMLTGATPGFGNRISHSHRRTSRRFDPNIQARRYWLPSESRYVRLRLSAKGIKTVDAIGVEAAVARIRARGVRV, encoded by the coding sequence GTGTCCGCCCACTGCATGCTGACCGGCGCCACGCCCGGCTTCGGCAACCGGATCTCCCACTCCCATCGGCGGACGTCCCGCCGCTTCGACCCCAACATCCAGGCCAGGCGCTACTGGCTGCCGAGCGAGAGCAGGTACGTGCGGCTCAGGCTGAGCGCGAAGGGCATCAAGACCGTCGACGCGATCGGCGTCGAGGCCGCCGTGGCGCGCATCCGCGCGCGTGGGGTGCGTGTCTGA
- the rpmG gene encoding 50S ribosomal protein L33, with product MARNELRPVIRLRSTAGTGFTYVTRKNRRNDPDRMTLRKYDPVVGRHVDFREER from the coding sequence ATGGCTCGCAACGAACTCCGCCCGGTCATCAGGCTCCGCTCCACGGCGGGAACCGGCTTCACCTACGTCACCCGCAAGAACCGCCGCAACGACCCGGACCGCATGACCCTGCGCAAGTACGACCCGGTCGTCGGCCGCCACGTCGACTTCCGAGAGGAGCGCTGA
- a CDS encoding type B 50S ribosomal protein L31, whose translation MREGIHPAYGPVVFRDRAAGHAFLTRSTMTSEKTIEWEDGRTYPVVDVEISDVSHPFHTGTARVLDTAGRVERFERRYGGQG comes from the coding sequence ATGCGCGAGGGAATCCACCCCGCCTACGGCCCCGTCGTCTTCCGGGACCGGGCCGCCGGCCACGCCTTCCTCACCCGCTCGACGATGACCAGCGAGAAGACGATCGAGTGGGAGGACGGCCGCACCTACCCCGTCGTGGACGTCGAGATCTCCGACGTCAGCCACCCCTTCCACACCGGCACCGCGCGCGTGCTGGACACCGCCGGACGCGTGGAGCGCTTCGAGCGCCGGTACGGAGGGCAGGGCTGA
- a CDS encoding CobW family GTP-binding protein: MLPVVIVGGLHADARRAAVDRLLVEVPGGVALHHDLATAVAGTVVRSIRDANGTRSAAETPLVNDCACCALREDLVPELKRIEEAGGTPLAVVELWDSVEPKAMAEVITSGGLGLTGVVTAVDPALLLPYLANGDDLAERGLAAAPTDQRTVADTFARQLEYAPVLALVESADEDDEDRELLAQLHPTARQVLIGHGDLAGAVRAGFDVEAAAAAQHPACALLPAEADAHGVSTLVWHRRRPFHPERLYAALEDLTCAAARSRGRFWLADRPDALLHWDAAGGALCVESAGPWLASLPDAAWELVPPVRRAAAALDWHPEHGDCCQHLVFTSPGLDRDGLARLLESCLLTDAEYAAGRAAWKRLPPAFDTLLEV; the protein is encoded by the coding sequence ATGCTCCCCGTCGTGATCGTCGGCGGACTGCACGCCGACGCCCGCAGGGCCGCCGTCGACCGGCTGCTCGTCGAGGTGCCCGGCGGTGTCGCGCTCCACCACGACCTCGCCACGGCCGTCGCCGGCACCGTCGTACGGTCGATCCGCGACGCCAATGGCACGCGCTCCGCCGCCGAGACGCCCCTCGTCAACGACTGCGCCTGCTGCGCCCTGCGCGAGGACCTGGTGCCGGAGCTGAAGCGCATCGAGGAGGCGGGCGGCACGCCGCTCGCCGTCGTCGAGCTGTGGGACTCCGTGGAGCCCAAGGCGATGGCGGAGGTGATCACCTCCGGCGGTCTCGGCCTGACCGGCGTGGTCACCGCCGTCGACCCGGCCCTGTTGCTGCCGTACCTCGCCAACGGCGACGACCTGGCCGAGCGGGGCCTGGCCGCAGCACCCACCGATCAGCGCACGGTCGCCGACACCTTCGCGCGCCAGCTGGAGTACGCGCCCGTCCTCGCCCTCGTGGAGTCGGCGGACGAGGACGACGAGGACCGCGAGCTGCTCGCGCAGCTGCACCCGACGGCCCGCCAGGTCCTGATCGGCCACGGCGACCTGGCGGGCGCCGTACGCGCCGGATTCGACGTCGAGGCCGCCGCGGCCGCCCAGCACCCCGCGTGCGCCCTGCTGCCCGCCGAGGCGGACGCGCACGGCGTCTCCACGCTCGTCTGGCACCGCCGCCGCCCCTTCCACCCGGAGCGGCTGTACGCGGCGCTGGAGGACCTGACCTGCGCCGCCGCCCGCAGCCGGGGCCGCTTCTGGCTGGCGGACCGGCCGGACGCCCTGCTGCACTGGGACGCGGCGGGCGGCGCCCTGTGCGTGGAGAGCGCGGGCCCCTGGCTGGCCTCGCTCCCGGACGCGGCCTGGGAGCTGGTCCCGCCGGTGCGCCGGGCGGCCGCAGCGCTGGACTGGCACCCCGAGCACGGCGACTGCTGCCAGCACCTCGTCTTCACCTCGCCCGGCCTGGACCGCGACGGCCTCGCACGGCTGCTGGAGTCCTGTCTGCTGACCGATGCCGAGTACGCCGCGGGCCGCGCCGCCTGGAAGCGGCTGCCGCCCGCCTTCGACACCCTCCTGGAGGTCTGA
- the rpsR gene encoding 30S ribosomal protein S18: MPRKPDRGKPAKNRPNPLDRAGIEYIDYKDTELLRKFISDRGKIRSRRVTRISARQQRRLARAVKNAREMALLPYATR; the protein is encoded by the coding sequence ATGCCCCGCAAGCCCGACCGCGGCAAGCCCGCGAAGAACCGGCCCAACCCGCTGGACCGAGCAGGCATCGAGTACATCGACTACAAGGACACCGAGCTGCTGCGGAAGTTCATCTCCGACCGCGGCAAGATCCGCAGCCGCCGGGTGACCCGGATCTCCGCCCGGCAGCAGCGCCGGCTGGCCCGGGCCGTCAAGAACGCGCGCGAGATGGCGCTGCTGCCGTACGCGACCCGCTGA
- a CDS encoding DUF397 domain-containing protein, producing MDHDVYDVDDASGVYNGMAATRLSGVAWQKSRHSNSQGSCVEFARLPGGDVAVRNSRFPDGPALVYTRAEIEAMLLGIKDGEFDHLIAG from the coding sequence GTGGATCACGACGTGTACGACGTTGACGACGCGTCCGGCGTGTACAACGGCATGGCCGCGACCCGGCTCAGCGGTGTCGCCTGGCAGAAGAGTCGGCACAGCAACTCGCAGGGCTCGTGCGTGGAGTTCGCCCGGCTTCCCGGCGGTGACGTCGCCGTACGCAATTCGCGTTTCCCGGACGGTCCGGCGCTCGTCTACACCCGCGCCGAGATCGAGGCGATGCTCCTGGGCATCAAGGACGGCGAGTTCGACCACTTGATAGCGGGCTGA
- a CDS encoding ATP-binding protein gives MLEPLRQGLPPLDPAAVSNAASCALPARYEAVREARQFTRRTLDQWDIGERFDDVCLVVSELVTNALRHALPAGHARVPEQTPPVRLHLMRWTERLVCAVRDPSHDSPVARDTDDFSAESGRGLFLVDSFADGWGWHPMAGTLNGKVVWALFRLPHKPQSGSAE, from the coding sequence ATGCTCGAGCCGTTACGGCAGGGCCTTCCGCCGCTGGATCCCGCGGCCGTGTCCAACGCCGCCTCCTGCGCACTCCCCGCCCGCTACGAAGCGGTGCGCGAGGCCCGCCAGTTCACCCGCAGAACGCTCGACCAGTGGGACATAGGCGAGCGCTTCGACGATGTGTGCCTGGTGGTGTCCGAACTCGTCACCAACGCCCTGCGCCACGCCCTTCCGGCCGGCCACGCGCGCGTGCCCGAGCAGACACCTCCGGTACGGCTGCATCTGATGCGGTGGACCGAGCGGCTGGTGTGCGCGGTGCGCGACCCCAGTCACGACAGCCCGGTCGCACGGGACACGGACGACTTCTCGGCGGAGTCCGGGCGCGGCCTGTTCCTGGTGGACTCCTTCGCGGACGGCTGGGGCTGGCATCCCATGGCCGGCACGCTCAACGGCAAGGTGGTCTGGGCACTGTTCCGGCTGCCGCACAAGCCGCAGTCCGGCTCCGCCGAGTGA
- a CDS encoding helix-turn-helix domain-containing protein — protein sequence MLLGSQLRRLREARGITREAAGYSIRASESKISRMELGRVSFKTRDVEDLLTLYGITDEAERISLLSLAKEANVAGWWHSYSDVLPSWFPTYVGLEGAAALIRAYEVQFVHGLLQTEAYARAVVRRGMKGASEADVERRVALRLERQKYLVDENAPEFHIVLDEAALRRPYGDRAVMRGQLQHLIDISERPNVRLQIMPFGFGGHSGESGAFTILSFPESDLSDVVYLEQLTSALYLDKHEDVAQYEKALKELQHDSPGPDESRDLLRGLLQLS from the coding sequence ATGCTGCTCGGCTCGCAACTCAGGCGACTGCGTGAGGCACGCGGGATCACGCGTGAGGCCGCGGGGTACTCGATCCGCGCGTCCGAGTCGAAGATCAGCCGGATGGAGTTGGGCCGGGTGAGCTTCAAGACCAGGGACGTCGAAGACCTGTTGACGCTGTACGGCATCACCGACGAGGCGGAGCGCATCTCGCTGCTCTCCCTCGCCAAGGAGGCCAACGTCGCGGGCTGGTGGCACAGTTACTCCGACGTGCTGCCCAGCTGGTTCCCCACCTACGTCGGCCTGGAGGGCGCCGCGGCGCTGATCCGGGCGTACGAGGTGCAGTTCGTGCACGGTCTGCTGCAGACCGAGGCCTACGCCCGCGCGGTCGTGCGGCGCGGGATGAAGGGCGCGAGCGAGGCCGACGTCGAGCGGCGGGTGGCGCTGCGTCTGGAGCGGCAGAAGTACCTCGTGGACGAGAACGCCCCGGAGTTCCACATCGTCCTCGACGAGGCTGCCCTGCGCCGCCCGTACGGTGACCGTGCGGTGATGCGCGGTCAGCTCCAGCATCTGATCGACATCTCCGAACGCCCCAATGTGCGGCTCCAGATCATGCCGTTCGGCTTCGGCGGGCACTCCGGCGAGTCCGGCGCCTTCACCATCCTCAGCTTCCCGGAGTCCGATCTGTCCGACGTCGTCTATCTGGAGCAGCTCACCAGTGCGCTGTATCTGGACAAGCACGAGGACGTCGCCCAGTACGAGAAGGCGCTGAAGGAGCTCCAGCACGACAGTCCCGGCCCCGACGAGAGTCGCGACCTTCTCCGAGGACTCCTTCAACTGTCTTGA
- a CDS encoding aldehyde dehydrogenase family protein: MSSYFTDLAQQYIDGEWRPGTGSWDIIDFNPYDGEKLASITIATIDEVDEAYQAAARAQKEWAATNAYARRAVFEKALRLIEDREAEISEMIIAELGGTRLKAGFELHLAKEFLRESVHLALRPEGRIIPSPVDGKENRVYRVPVGVVGVISPFNFPFLLSLKSVAPALALGNGVVLKPHQNTPIVGGTLVAKLFEDAGLPAGLLNVVVTDIAEIGDAFIEHPVPKVISFTGSDKVGRHVATVCASHFKRSVLELGGNSALVVLDDADLDYAVDAAVFSRYVHQGQVCMAANRVLVDRSVADEFTEKFVAKVRTLKAGDPRDPETVIGPVINSSQADAISGVVDQAVAEGATALVHGATTDNLVEPSVLTGVPADSALLRQEVFGPVVFLVPFDGEEEAVRLVNDTPYGLSGAVHTGDIERGVAFAKQIDTGMFHVNDGTVHDEPIVPFGGEKHSGLGRLNGETMLDAFTTMKWISVQHGRSGFPF; this comes from the coding sequence ATGTCGTCCTACTTCACCGACCTGGCCCAGCAGTACATCGACGGTGAGTGGCGCCCGGGCACTGGCTCCTGGGACATCATCGACTTCAACCCGTACGACGGTGAGAAGCTCGCCTCGATCACCATAGCCACGATCGACGAGGTGGATGAGGCCTACCAGGCCGCCGCCCGCGCCCAGAAGGAATGGGCCGCGACGAACGCCTACGCGCGGCGCGCCGTTTTCGAGAAGGCCCTCAGACTGATCGAGGACCGCGAGGCCGAGATCAGCGAGATGATCATCGCCGAGCTGGGCGGCACCCGCCTGAAGGCGGGCTTCGAACTCCACCTCGCCAAGGAGTTCCTGCGCGAGTCGGTCCATCTGGCGCTGCGCCCCGAGGGCCGGATCATCCCCTCGCCGGTGGACGGCAAGGAGAACCGCGTCTACCGCGTCCCGGTGGGCGTGGTCGGTGTGATCAGCCCCTTCAACTTCCCCTTCCTGCTGTCGCTGAAGTCGGTCGCCCCGGCGCTCGCGCTCGGCAACGGCGTGGTCCTCAAGCCGCACCAGAACACGCCGATCGTCGGCGGCACCCTGGTCGCCAAGCTCTTCGAGGACGCGGGCCTGCCCGCCGGACTGCTCAACGTCGTCGTCACCGACATAGCGGAGATCGGCGACGCGTTCATCGAGCACCCGGTCCCGAAGGTCATCTCCTTCACCGGCTCCGACAAGGTCGGCCGCCATGTCGCCACCGTCTGCGCCTCGCACTTCAAGCGCTCGGTCCTCGAACTCGGCGGCAACAGCGCCCTGGTGGTCCTCGACGACGCGGACCTCGACTACGCCGTCGACGCCGCGGTCTTCAGCCGCTACGTCCACCAGGGTCAGGTCTGCATGGCCGCCAACCGTGTCCTGGTCGACCGGTCGGTCGCCGACGAGTTCACCGAGAAGTTCGTCGCCAAGGTCAGGACGCTCAAGGCGGGCGACCCGCGCGACCCGGAGACCGTGATCGGCCCGGTCATCAACTCCTCGCAGGCGGACGCCATTTCGGGCGTCGTCGACCAGGCCGTCGCCGAGGGCGCCACCGCCCTGGTGCACGGCGCGACCACCGACAACCTGGTCGAGCCGTCCGTGCTGACCGGCGTGCCGGCCGACTCCGCGCTGCTGCGCCAGGAGGTCTTCGGGCCGGTCGTCTTCCTCGTCCCGTTCGACGGCGAGGAGGAGGCCGTACGCCTCGTCAATGACACGCCGTACGGACTGAGCGGCGCCGTCCACACCGGTGACATCGAGCGGGGCGTGGCCTTCGCCAAGCAGATCGACACCGGCATGTTCCATGTGAACGACGGCACCGTCCACGACGAGCCGATCGTCCCCTTCGGCGGCGAGAAGCACTCCGGCCTCGGGCGCCTCAACGGCGAGACGATGCTGGACGCGTTCACCACGATGAAGTGGATCTCGGTGCAGCACGGGCGCAGCGGCTTCCCGTTCTGA
- a CDS encoding DinB family protein: protein MVTHVPAEAQGDERGALLSFLAEQRGGIRRAVFGLTDEQASSRPSASELSLAGLVKHVAEVEQGWVARARGEEPAVARDQSNWHECFVLVDGETVASQLAYWEKVAAETEALIRSAPSLDDTFGLPDQPWFPPEGRVSLRWLALHLIRETARHAGHADIIRESLDGRTAFELVDLAGS, encoded by the coding sequence ATGGTCACTCACGTTCCCGCAGAGGCGCAGGGCGACGAGCGCGGAGCGCTGCTGAGCTTCCTCGCGGAGCAGCGCGGCGGCATCCGCCGTGCCGTCTTCGGGCTGACGGACGAGCAGGCTTCGTCCCGGCCGAGCGCCAGTGAGCTGTCCCTGGCCGGTCTGGTCAAGCATGTGGCCGAGGTCGAACAGGGCTGGGTCGCGCGGGCCAGGGGTGAGGAACCGGCCGTAGCGCGTGACCAGTCGAACTGGCACGAGTGCTTCGTCCTGGTCGACGGCGAGACCGTCGCGTCGCAGCTCGCGTACTGGGAGAAGGTGGCCGCCGAGACGGAGGCGCTCATCCGGTCCGCGCCCAGCCTGGACGACACCTTCGGGCTTCCGGACCAGCCCTGGTTCCCGCCGGAGGGCCGGGTGTCGCTGCGCTGGCTGGCGCTGCACCTGATCCGTGAGACCGCCCGGCACGCCGGCCACGCCGACATCATCCGGGAGTCGCTGGACGGCAGGACGGCCTTCGAACTGGTCGACCTCGCCGGAAGCTGA
- a CDS encoding PadR family transcriptional regulator produces MSAIRLLVLGAVRQHGRAHGYQVRNDLEYWGAHEWSNAKPGSIYHALKQMAKQGLLHAHEIAPSTAGGPPRTEYEITEQGTEEFLRLVREALVSYDQKMDVKSAAIGFMVDLPRAETVSLLKERIRRSEEWRSAVTEHYVPEEGPGQLGHIGEIMNLWVHTADAESAWTQGLIERIEGGAYTFAGEGAPFVGVLAEDEENPYATRERHPGDLR; encoded by the coding sequence ATGTCAGCGATCCGTCTCCTCGTGCTCGGCGCGGTCCGCCAGCACGGGCGGGCCCACGGCTACCAGGTGCGCAATGACCTGGAGTACTGGGGCGCGCACGAGTGGTCCAACGCCAAGCCCGGCTCGATCTACCACGCCCTGAAACAGATGGCGAAACAGGGCCTGCTGCACGCGCACGAGATCGCCCCGTCCACGGCCGGGGGCCCGCCCCGCACCGAGTACGAGATCACGGAGCAGGGCACCGAGGAGTTCCTCCGGCTGGTCCGGGAGGCGCTGGTCTCCTACGACCAGAAGATGGACGTGAAGTCGGCGGCCATCGGCTTCATGGTCGACCTGCCGCGCGCCGAGACGGTGTCCCTGCTCAAGGAGCGGATCCGGCGCAGCGAGGAGTGGCGCTCCGCCGTCACCGAGCACTACGTCCCCGAGGAAGGCCCAGGTCAACTGGGTCATATCGGCGAGATTATGAACCTCTGGGTCCACACGGCGGACGCCGAGTCCGCGTGGACCCAGGGACTGATCGAGCGGATCGAGGGCGGCGCGTACACCTTCGCGGGGGAGGGCGCCCCGTTCGTCGGCGTCCTCGCCGAGGACGAGGAGAACCCGTACGCCACGAGGGAGCGGCACCCCGGAGATCTTCGCTAG
- a CDS encoding ATP-binding cassette domain-containing protein, whose translation MADTAITVEGAEKKYGEKRALDGLDLSVTRGTVHGVLGPNGAGKTTLVRVLSTLLRPDAGRIQVAGHDVVTDARAVRTRIGLLGQHAALDEELGGHQNLEMFGRLHHLGARRARVRADELLERFGLADTGRKAVRRYSGGMRRRLDLAASLITDPEVLFLDEPTTGLDPRGRAEVWNSVRSLVGGGTTVLLTTQYLEEADQLADRISVVDAGRVIADGTADELKAALGGDRIDVVLRDAGQLGAAVALLPFDPAGVSVDTDRRLLSAPVTDRMTALTEVLRALHEAGIAAEDVALRRPTLDEVFLHLTADHAKEAV comes from the coding sequence GTGGCCGATACGGCGATCACCGTCGAAGGCGCGGAGAAGAAGTACGGCGAGAAGAGAGCACTGGACGGCCTCGACCTGAGCGTCACGCGGGGCACCGTGCACGGCGTGCTCGGGCCGAACGGCGCGGGCAAGACCACCTTGGTCCGCGTCCTGTCCACCCTGCTCAGGCCCGACGCGGGCCGCATCCAGGTCGCGGGGCACGACGTGGTCACCGACGCCCGCGCGGTGCGCACCCGCATCGGCCTGCTGGGCCAGCACGCGGCGCTCGACGAGGAGCTCGGCGGCCACCAGAACCTGGAGATGTTCGGCCGCCTCCACCACCTGGGCGCCCGCCGCGCGCGCGTGCGGGCCGACGAGCTCCTGGAGCGCTTCGGCCTCGCCGACACCGGCCGCAAGGCGGTACGGCGGTACAGCGGCGGCATGCGGCGCCGCCTCGACCTCGCCGCCTCCCTGATCACCGATCCGGAGGTGCTGTTCCTGGACGAACCCACGACCGGCCTCGACCCGCGCGGACGCGCCGAGGTGTGGAACTCGGTCCGCTCCCTGGTCGGCGGCGGTACGACGGTCCTGCTCACCACCCAGTACCTGGAGGAGGCCGACCAGCTCGCCGACCGGATCTCGGTCGTCGACGCGGGCCGGGTCATCGCCGACGGCACCGCCGACGAACTGAAGGCCGCCCTCGGCGGCGACCGCATCGACGTCGTCCTGCGCGACGCCGGCCAACTGGGCGCCGCCGTCGCCCTGTTGCCGTTCGACCCCGCGGGTGTCTCCGTCGACACCGACCGCCGGCTGCTGAGCGCCCCGGTCACCGACCGGATGACGGCGCTCACGGAGGTCCTGCGGGCCCTGCACGAGGCCGGGATAGCGGCGGAGGACGTCGCCCTGCGGCGCCCGACGCTGGACGAGGTGTTCCTGCATCTGACGGCGGACCACGCGAAGGAGGCCGTATGA
- a CDS encoding ABC transporter permease, with protein MTTYALTDSWTMTRRELAHWARQPVQLIVGLVFPVMLLLMFGYLIGGGRDVRGDYIDYLVPGMLALTMAFGLEGTMIAVTQDLNKGVIDRFRSMPMSNGAVLVGRSVADMLQSAVGLAVMIGVGYALGWRANGSAGGFLGAVGLLLLFRFAMLWIGIHLAMVAGKPEMVQAVQILVWPVGFLSNAFAPADSMPDWLGTVVEWNPMSQTATAVRELFGTPGGEAGHIWPAVLWPLVLLAVFFPLAVRRFGRLSK; from the coding sequence ATGACCACGTACGCACTGACCGACTCCTGGACCATGACCCGCCGCGAACTCGCCCACTGGGCGCGGCAGCCGGTCCAGTTGATCGTGGGGCTGGTCTTCCCGGTCATGCTGCTGCTGATGTTCGGCTACCTCATCGGCGGCGGCCGGGACGTGCGGGGCGACTACATCGACTACCTGGTGCCCGGCATGCTCGCGCTGACCATGGCCTTCGGCCTGGAAGGCACGATGATCGCCGTCACCCAGGACCTCAACAAGGGCGTCATCGACCGCTTCCGCTCGATGCCGATGTCCAACGGGGCGGTCCTGGTGGGCCGTTCGGTCGCCGACATGCTTCAGTCGGCGGTCGGCCTGGCGGTGATGATCGGCGTCGGGTACGCCCTGGGCTGGCGGGCGAACGGCTCCGCGGGAGGCTTCCTGGGCGCGGTCGGGCTGTTGCTGCTGTTCCGGTTCGCGATGCTGTGGATCGGCATCCATCTCGCGATGGTGGCGGGGAAGCCGGAGATGGTGCAGGCCGTCCAGATCCTGGTCTGGCCGGTCGGCTTCCTCTCCAACGCCTTCGCCCCCGCCGACTCCATGCCCGACTGGCTGGGCACGGTGGTCGAGTGGAACCCCATGTCCCAGACCGCGACCGCGGTACGGGAACTGTTCGGCACACCGGGCGGCGAGGCGGGGCACATCTGGCCCGCCGTCCTGTGGCCGCTGGTGCTGCTGGCGGTGTTCTTTCCGCTGGCGGTGCGGCGCTTCGGGCGGCTGAGCAAGTAA